Proteins from one Thermobifida alba genomic window:
- a CDS encoding NAD-dependent epimerase/dehydratase family protein, producing MRVLVTGGSGRLGRSVVAVLAARGHDVTSVDLTPGPQPDGVRGVVADLLDDDARAEVFERARPEGVVHLAGIAVPFDRPDLETLDVNTRLAWAVLTAAVGCGARCAVAASSPTVFGYNTPSWRPRHLPLDEEHPVAPWHAYGLSKLIIEETVRAVARTSGDCVLAAVRPGYVIAPEEWAGAPTQQGHTVAERLADPELAAASLFNYIDARDAAELFALILEHPERVANGQIFHAVAEDALAARPLSELLPRFHPATAGLADVLSDGRAAFSSAAARRALGWQPRRHWRTELRQNAQGEAGGADS from the coding sequence ATGCGCGTCCTGGTCACCGGCGGTTCGGGGCGGCTCGGCCGCAGCGTCGTCGCGGTCCTGGCCGCACGCGGCCACGACGTCACCTCCGTCGACCTCACACCCGGCCCGCAGCCCGACGGAGTGCGCGGCGTGGTCGCGGACCTGCTCGACGACGACGCCCGCGCGGAGGTCTTCGAACGGGCCCGCCCCGAGGGGGTGGTCCACCTGGCGGGCATCGCGGTCCCGTTCGACCGCCCCGACCTGGAGACCCTCGACGTCAACACCCGGCTGGCCTGGGCGGTGCTCACCGCCGCGGTCGGCTGCGGCGCACGCTGCGCCGTGGCCGCCTCCAGCCCCACCGTCTTCGGGTACAACACCCCCTCCTGGCGCCCCCGCCACCTGCCCCTGGACGAGGAGCATCCGGTGGCGCCGTGGCACGCCTACGGGTTGAGTAAGCTGATCATCGAGGAGACGGTACGTGCGGTGGCCCGCACCAGCGGAGACTGTGTGCTGGCGGCGGTGCGCCCCGGCTACGTGATCGCCCCCGAGGAGTGGGCGGGAGCCCCCACCCAGCAGGGGCACACCGTGGCCGAGCGCCTGGCCGACCCGGAACTGGCGGCGGCCTCGCTGTTCAACTACATCGACGCCCGCGACGCGGCCGAACTGTTCGCGCTGATCCTGGAGCACCCCGAGCGGGTGGCGAACGGCCAGATCTTCCACGCCGTCGCCGAGGACGCGCTGGCCGCCCGACCGCTGAGCGAGCTGCTGCCGCGGTTCCACCCCGCGACCGCGGGACTGGCCGACGTGCTGTCCGACGGCAGGGCGGCGTTCAGTTCGGCGGCGGCCCGCCGGGCCCTGGGCTGGCAGCCCAGGAGGCACTGGCGTACCGAACTGCGGCAGAACGCACAGGGCGAAGCCGGTGGCGCGGATTCCTGA
- a CDS encoding Gfo/Idh/MocA family protein, whose protein sequence is MTPAAEPVPVVLVGVHGHGRSHLRNLRRLSEAGLVRLVGVCDSRPVPDSALDGLGPVPYSPDLSDLLKTTGAAITILVTPIHTHLPLARTALDHGSHLLLEKPPTATLAEFDELCAAVAASGLACQIGFQSLGSSAVAAVRALLADGAIGAVRGIGGAGTWIRTSAYYARAAWAGRRRLDGRDVVDGALTNPFAHAIATALAVAGADREVSGPVELELFHAHDIESDDTSCVRLHSPDGTPISVAVTLCAAEHRPPHLVVHGETGRIVFEYTLDRVTLHRDGAAPVTTEHSRTDLLENLVAHVVRGEPLLVPPAATRGFMTVLEAVRRAPDPAPIPESAQQVSVDAEGTRRVVSGVDGLVHRSAERVALFSEIGVPWAPPTTVVAS, encoded by the coding sequence GTGACCCCCGCCGCCGAACCCGTCCCGGTGGTCCTGGTCGGCGTCCACGGACACGGCCGCTCCCACCTGCGCAACCTGCGCCGTCTCAGCGAGGCGGGCCTGGTCAGGCTGGTGGGCGTGTGCGACTCCCGCCCCGTCCCCGACTCCGCCCTGGACGGCCTGGGACCGGTGCCCTACTCCCCCGACCTGTCCGACCTGCTGAAGACCACCGGTGCCGCGATCACCATCCTCGTCACCCCGATCCACACCCACCTGCCGCTGGCCCGGACCGCCCTCGACCACGGCTCCCACCTGCTGCTGGAGAAGCCCCCCACCGCGACCCTGGCCGAGTTCGACGAACTGTGCGCGGCCGTGGCCGCCTCCGGACTGGCCTGCCAGATCGGCTTCCAGAGCCTCGGCTCCTCCGCGGTGGCGGCGGTGCGCGCCCTCCTCGCCGACGGCGCGATCGGCGCGGTGCGCGGCATCGGCGGTGCGGGCACGTGGATCCGCACCTCGGCCTACTACGCGCGCGCCGCCTGGGCGGGCCGCCGCCGCCTGGACGGACGCGACGTGGTCGACGGCGCCCTGACCAACCCCTTCGCGCACGCCATCGCCACCGCCCTGGCCGTCGCGGGCGCCGACCGGGAGGTGTCCGGCCCCGTCGAACTGGAACTGTTCCACGCCCACGACATCGAGAGCGACGACACCTCGTGCGTGCGGCTGCACTCCCCCGACGGCACCCCGATCTCGGTGGCGGTCACCCTGTGCGCCGCCGAACACCGGCCGCCGCACCTCGTGGTGCACGGCGAGACCGGGCGGATCGTCTTCGAGTACACCCTGGACCGCGTCACCCTCCACCGCGACGGCGCGGCCCCCGTCACCACCGAGCACTCCCGCACCGACCTGCTGGAGAACCTGGTGGCGCACGTCGTGCGGGGCGAACCGCTGCTGGTGCCGCCCGCCGCCACGCGCGGCTTCATGACCGTGCTGGAGGCGGTGCGGCGCGCCCCCGACCCCGCTCCCATCCCCGAATCGGCCCAGCAGGTGTCGGTCGACGCGGAGGGCACTCGGCGCGTGGTGTCCGGTGTCGACGGGCTCGTCCACCGCAGCGCCGAACGGGTGGCCCTGTTCTCCGAGATCGGCGTCCCGTGGGCGCCCCCGACCACGGTGGTGGCCTCATGA
- a CDS encoding PmoA family protein, whose product MTSATPSPHSPAALSVHGTVVARYHDGSDVEPVLSPRPHLHPVRTLGGTAVTEVRPEDHRHHLGVSVAVPDVSGVSFWGGRTFTRDRGSVLLDNHGRQQHLEWLAVEDSRLVELLSWTGPDGTELLREERTWAARPLGDGAWALDVVTRLRNTGGRDLSIGSPATNGRPRAGYGGFFWRAPVAADPPRVLGPGSDSEEELHGSRADWLALAGRSPEGRDWTLVFCQDGPERDPWFLRAAEYPGVGAALAWEERLPVPAGGGLARHVTTVVADGHPDPAALADAARHRP is encoded by the coding sequence ATGACCTCTGCGACCCCCTCCCCCCACTCCCCTGCGGCACTGTCGGTGCACGGCACGGTCGTCGCCCGGTACCACGACGGCTCGGACGTCGAACCGGTGCTCTCCCCCCGCCCCCACCTGCACCCGGTGCGCACCCTCGGCGGGACCGCCGTCACCGAGGTCCGCCCCGAGGACCACCGGCACCACCTGGGCGTGAGCGTCGCCGTGCCCGACGTGTCGGGCGTCAGCTTCTGGGGCGGACGCACCTTCACCCGCGACCGGGGCTCCGTGCTGCTGGACAACCACGGCCGCCAACAGCACCTGGAGTGGCTGGCCGTCGAGGACTCGCGGCTGGTGGAACTGCTGTCGTGGACCGGTCCGGACGGCACGGAACTGCTGCGCGAGGAGCGCACCTGGGCGGCCCGGCCGCTCGGCGACGGCGCGTGGGCGCTGGACGTCGTCACGCGGCTGCGCAACACCGGCGGCCGGGACCTGAGCATCGGCAGCCCCGCCACCAACGGGCGCCCCCGTGCCGGCTACGGCGGCTTCTTCTGGCGGGCCCCCGTCGCCGCCGACCCGCCGCGCGTCCTCGGCCCCGGTTCCGACTCCGAGGAGGAGCTGCACGGCTCGCGCGCCGACTGGCTGGCGCTGGCCGGGCGCTCCCCCGAGGGACGGGACTGGACCCTGGTGTTCTGCCAGGACGGCCCCGAACGCGACCCCTGGTTCCTGCGTGCCGCGGAGTACCCCGGCGTCGGTGCGGCGCTGGCCTGGGAGGAAAGGCTCCCGGTTCCGGCGGGCGGCGGTCTGGCGCGCCACGTGACCACCGTCGTCGCCGACGGCCACCCCGACCCGGCTGCGCTGGCGGACGCGGCCCGGCACCGTCCCTGA
- a CDS encoding aldehyde dehydrogenase (NADP(+)), giving the protein MADVVSIDPRTGTPVETVARTTGDAEVDALCRAAAQAAPVLAATSRADRAALLRAVARALEAERAAVVALADRETALGEARLNGELTRTCFQFEQFAEALEEGSYLEATIDHAGDTPMGPRPDLRRMLVPLGPVAVFGSSNFPLAFSVPGGDTASALAAGCPVVVKAHSSHPATSRLCHGIMARALREAGAPEGVLGLVYGQQAGVALVRHPAIQAVGFTGSLGGGRTLFDLASSRPDPIPFYGELGSINPLVVTPAAAAARTEEIAEGVVGSFTLGAGQFCTKPGLIFVPDDEAGKQLGEAVAAAVAEREPVVLLNANIQRDYLERWERAADEEAVQRRAEGGPAAPEGWSVPVRLLATTADAFTAGTAEECFGPLAVLVTYRDADDLAEALAKVPHSLAATLIAEDDEEFADAVLPLLRARAGRLVYNGYPTGVAVAWGMTHGGVWPSTTSALHTSVGMTAMRRFLKPVTWQNTPQRLLPDELRDHPEHPLPRRVDGRLVLPGA; this is encoded by the coding sequence ATGGCAGACGTCGTCAGCATCGACCCGCGCACCGGCACGCCGGTGGAGACCGTCGCCCGCACCACCGGCGACGCCGAGGTGGACGCACTGTGCCGGGCCGCGGCCCAGGCCGCCCCCGTCCTGGCCGCCACCTCCCGTGCCGATCGGGCCGCGCTGCTGCGCGCCGTGGCCCGTGCCCTGGAAGCCGAGCGCGCGGCCGTCGTCGCTCTGGCCGACCGGGAGACCGCGCTGGGCGAGGCCCGTCTCAACGGCGAACTCACCCGCACCTGCTTCCAGTTCGAACAGTTCGCCGAGGCGCTGGAGGAGGGCTCCTACCTGGAGGCCACCATCGACCACGCCGGCGACACCCCCATGGGGCCCCGCCCCGACCTGCGGCGCATGCTCGTCCCGCTCGGACCGGTCGCGGTGTTCGGCTCCAGCAACTTCCCGCTCGCCTTCTCCGTGCCGGGCGGCGACACCGCCTCGGCCCTGGCCGCCGGATGCCCGGTCGTGGTCAAGGCGCACTCCTCCCACCCGGCCACCTCCCGGCTCTGCCACGGGATCATGGCCCGCGCCCTGCGCGAGGCCGGGGCGCCCGAGGGCGTGCTCGGGCTCGTCTACGGCCAGCAGGCCGGAGTCGCCCTGGTCCGCCACCCCGCCATCCAGGCCGTCGGCTTCACCGGCTCCCTCGGCGGCGGACGGACCCTGTTCGACCTCGCCTCATCGCGCCCCGACCCCATCCCCTTCTACGGCGAACTCGGCAGCATCAACCCGCTCGTGGTCACCCCGGCCGCCGCCGCGGCCCGCACCGAGGAGATCGCCGAGGGCGTGGTGGGCTCCTTCACCCTCGGCGCGGGACAGTTCTGCACCAAGCCGGGCCTGATCTTCGTGCCCGACGACGAGGCGGGCAAGCAGTTGGGCGAGGCCGTCGCCGCGGCCGTGGCCGAACGGGAGCCCGTCGTGCTGCTCAACGCGAACATCCAGCGCGACTACCTGGAGCGCTGGGAACGCGCCGCCGACGAGGAGGCGGTGCAGCGCCGTGCCGAGGGGGGCCCGGCCGCCCCCGAGGGGTGGAGCGTGCCGGTGCGGCTGCTGGCCACCACCGCGGACGCGTTCACCGCCGGGACCGCCGAGGAGTGCTTCGGCCCGCTGGCGGTGCTGGTGACCTACCGCGACGCCGACGACCTCGCCGAAGCCCTGGCCAAGGTGCCCCACTCGCTGGCGGCCACCCTCATCGCCGAGGACGACGAGGAGTTCGCCGACGCGGTGCTGCCGCTGCTGCGGGCCCGGGCGGGACGGCTGGTCTACAACGGCTACCCCACGGGCGTGGCCGTGGCCTGGGGCATGACCCACGGCGGGGTGTGGCCCTCGACCACCAGCGCGTTGCACACCTCGGTGGGCATGACCGCCATGCGCCGCTTCCTCAAGCCGGTGACCTGGCAGAACACTCCACAGCGGCTGCTGCCCGACGAACTGCGCGACCACCCCGAGCATCCGCTTCCCCGCCGGGTGGACGGCCGCCTGGTGCTTCCCGGGGCCTGA
- a CDS encoding tripartite tricarboxylate transporter TctB family protein, whose translation MSTAPVPETGGPSPVVAARPSTPLRELVPALAGAAVAVGALALATQVPEKTGLTSFSPRWWPEALAYLLLGLSVLHAALALLRPRSAEELPDAANRAGVLRLTAMLLSILGYGVLWYFVDFRVSTAVLLVALVYLGGGRGWKALLVFPAVVTAVLYLLFGVLLRVPI comes from the coding sequence TTGTCCACAGCACCCGTTCCCGAGACCGGCGGGCCGTCCCCCGTGGTGGCGGCCCGCCCCTCCACACCGCTGCGTGAACTGGTCCCGGCGCTGGCCGGGGCCGCCGTGGCCGTCGGCGCCCTGGCGCTGGCGACCCAGGTCCCGGAGAAGACCGGACTGACCAGTTTCAGCCCACGCTGGTGGCCGGAGGCGCTGGCGTACCTGCTGCTGGGGCTGAGCGTCCTGCACGCCGCGCTGGCGCTGCTGCGTCCCCGCTCCGCCGAGGAACTCCCCGACGCGGCCAACCGCGCCGGGGTGCTCCGCCTGACCGCGATGCTGCTGTCGATCCTCGGCTACGGGGTCCTCTGGTACTTCGTGGACTTCCGGGTCTCCACCGCCGTGCTGCTCGTGGCACTGGTCTACCTGGGCGGCGGCCGCGGCTGGAAGGCGCTGCTCGTCTTCCCCGCCGTGGTCACCGCCGTCCTCTACCTGCTGTTCGGCGTACTGCTGAGGGTCCCGATCTGA
- a CDS encoding GntR family transcriptional regulator, translating into MSEILPIRPQALGDQVASELRRMIITGRYAPGTSLVESHLAEKFNLSRGPIRDALKTLAAEGLVDTNRRSATVVGLSGADIDELFSLREAMERLALDIALGRNRAGLTDGLRRALHEMRRAAEDRDPTAFTAADLRFHSVFYEAAEHRRLGDVWAQYRPTIEMLLLASNERYTDLTPSVRAHELLARLVEEGDTEAVFAELHEHLDNARRRLRKPYAEQEATPEQE; encoded by the coding sequence ATGTCGGAGATCCTGCCCATCAGGCCGCAGGCGCTGGGAGACCAGGTCGCCAGCGAGCTTCGACGCATGATCATCACCGGCCGCTACGCTCCGGGAACCTCACTGGTGGAAAGCCACCTGGCCGAGAAGTTCAACCTGAGCCGCGGCCCGATCCGCGACGCTCTCAAGACGCTGGCCGCCGAGGGGCTCGTCGACACCAACCGCCGCAGCGCCACCGTCGTGGGACTCAGCGGCGCCGACATCGACGAACTGTTCTCCCTGCGTGAGGCGATGGAACGGCTCGCCCTCGACATCGCGCTGGGCCGGAACCGCGCGGGCCTCACCGACGGACTGCGGCGTGCACTGCATGAGATGCGCCGCGCCGCCGAGGACCGCGACCCCACCGCCTTCACAGCGGCCGACCTGCGTTTCCACTCGGTCTTCTACGAGGCCGCCGAGCACCGCAGGCTGGGCGACGTGTGGGCGCAGTACCGGCCCACCATCGAGATGCTGCTGCTCGCGTCCAACGAGCGCTACACGGATCTCACCCCCTCGGTCAGGGCGCACGAACTGCTGGCCCGCCTGGTCGAGGAGGGGGACACCGAGGCCGTGTTCGCCGAGCTGCACGAGCACCTGGACAACGCCAGACGCAGACTCCGCAAGCCCTACGCCGAGCAGGAGGCGACTCCGGAACAGGAGTAG
- a CDS encoding dihydrodipicolinate synthase family protein: MSEAQLITALPTPFTADERLDTDGLIAVATRICDSGVDGVFAAGTTGEFTALDDDERLTVLRVALEVFGPDRTYAHVGAAAPRQAERLARAAVGAGARKVAAITPFYLPAPEDALLRYFERVVAAADGAQVFAYLFQARSTTPAAPPVLRRLADVGVSGVKISGESDESVAAFLAEAPAGFAFFSGNDVSYAELVRSGGTGVVSGVSSVFPEPFIALRDALRTGDAAAAAAAQPLVERAVAAVKAGNIAHLKAGLEVRGLPAGPPRVSCASVSAADLAELRATAAAVA, translated from the coding sequence ATGTCCGAAGCACAACTGATCACCGCCCTGCCCACCCCGTTCACCGCCGACGAACGGCTCGACACCGACGGCCTGATCGCCGTGGCGACCCGGATCTGCGACAGCGGTGTCGACGGAGTCTTCGCCGCGGGCACCACCGGCGAGTTCACCGCCCTGGACGACGACGAGCGCCTGACCGTGCTGCGCGTCGCCCTGGAGGTGTTCGGCCCCGACCGCACCTACGCGCACGTGGGCGCGGCCGCTCCGCGGCAGGCCGAGCGGCTCGCCCGCGCCGCCGTCGGGGCCGGGGCCCGCAAGGTTGCCGCCATCACCCCGTTCTACCTGCCCGCCCCCGAGGACGCGCTGCTGCGCTACTTCGAGCGGGTCGTCGCCGCCGCGGACGGCGCCCAGGTGTTCGCCTACCTGTTCCAGGCGCGCTCCACCACCCCGGCCGCGCCGCCCGTGCTGCGCCGCCTCGCCGACGTCGGCGTGAGCGGCGTCAAGATCAGCGGGGAGAGCGACGAGTCCGTCGCGGCGTTCCTCGCCGAGGCGCCCGCGGGCTTCGCGTTCTTCTCCGGCAACGACGTCTCCTACGCCGAACTCGTCCGCTCCGGCGGCACGGGGGTGGTCTCGGGGGTCTCCTCGGTCTTCCCCGAGCCGTTCATCGCCCTGCGCGACGCCCTGCGCACCGGTGACGCTGCGGCCGCGGCCGCGGCGCAGCCCCTCGTGGAGCGGGCGGTCGCCGCGGTCAAGGCGGGCAACATCGCCCACCTCAAGGCCGGACTGGAGGTGCGGGGCCTGCCGGCGGGGCCGCCCCGGGTCAGCTGCGCGTCCGTCTCCGCCGCCGACCTCGCGGAACTGCGGGCAACCGCCGCGGCCGTGGCCTGA
- a CDS encoding tripartite tricarboxylate transporter substrate binding protein, translating into MRPTTLRTVGGVFALAALVATAGCADRGAVTEDAADYPSKDLTLIVPYQAGGASDLAARTLADQMEQHLDASIIVENRTGGAGSVGLQHLANAPADGYTIGYLPVETVMLGFQGYDVDPADYDLIGQMVSVPATVAVPADSPYETLDDLVQAAEEDPGTITVSNSGAGSIWEATTTALGEATGTEFKPVPFDGGAPAVTAAIGGEVDAVIAGISETAPAHAEGQLRVLAVFDEEPSASLADVPTAAEEGVDVVMGGWGGIGAPAGIPAEVQQALEEAFTAAASSEEFTAIITDSGNIPVNVPADEFASFVESETQRFEGLLSDQG; encoded by the coding sequence ATGCGCCCCACCACCCTGCGCACCGTGGGCGGTGTCTTCGCCCTGGCCGCCCTCGTGGCCACCGCGGGCTGCGCCGACCGCGGCGCGGTCACCGAGGACGCCGCTGACTACCCCAGCAAGGACCTCACCCTCATCGTCCCCTACCAGGCCGGGGGCGCCTCCGACCTGGCTGCCCGAACCCTCGCCGACCAGATGGAGCAGCACCTCGACGCCAGCATCATCGTGGAGAACCGCACCGGCGGCGCGGGATCGGTGGGGCTGCAGCACCTGGCTAACGCGCCCGCCGACGGCTACACCATCGGTTACCTGCCGGTGGAGACGGTCATGCTGGGCTTCCAGGGCTACGACGTCGACCCGGCCGACTACGACCTGATCGGCCAGATGGTGTCGGTCCCGGCGACCGTCGCCGTCCCCGCCGACAGCCCCTACGAAACCCTCGACGACCTGGTCCAGGCCGCCGAGGAGGACCCCGGCACGATCACCGTCTCCAACTCCGGCGCCGGCTCCATCTGGGAGGCCACCACCACGGCCCTGGGCGAGGCCACCGGCACCGAGTTCAAGCCGGTTCCCTTCGACGGCGGCGCGCCCGCCGTGACCGCCGCCATCGGCGGCGAGGTCGACGCGGTCATCGCCGGAATCTCCGAGACCGCGCCCGCCCACGCCGAGGGGCAGCTCCGCGTCCTGGCGGTGTTCGACGAGGAACCGTCGGCGTCGCTGGCCGACGTGCCCACCGCCGCCGAGGAGGGCGTGGACGTCGTCATGGGCGGCTGGGGCGGCATCGGCGCTCCCGCCGGAATCCCCGCCGAGGTGCAGCAGGCCCTGGAGGAGGCGTTCACCGCCGCTGCCTCCTCCGAGGAGTTCACCGCGATCATCACCGACTCCGGCAACATCCCGGTCAACGTCCCCGCCGACGAGTTCGCCTCGTTCGTGGAGAGCGAGACCCAGCGCTTCGAGGGCCTCCTGAGCGACCAGGGCTGA
- a CDS encoding tripartite tricarboxylate transporter permease — protein sequence MSPLVEGFSSLLDPAVLLCIAVGAVLGMLVGAFPGVTATMAVALASGFTLAMDPLPGLAVLLTIYVSSNFGDRVPAILVNTPGTPASIATTFDGYAMAKQGRAGLALTASAFASAIGTFAGLLLLMVAAIPLSRLALQFGPAEMFALVVFGLTMMIGVSGGRIVKGLMAGALGLLLGTVGRDPITGDPRFTFGVLELSDGVPFIAAIIGLFGIAEVFDQILTHRADSGVTPITQFGKWFPSRSDWRTMIKPLAVGSGVGGVVGVVPATGGDIAGILAWDQARRASKHPEKFGRGSLEGLTAADTASNATLGGSTTTSLALGIPGDSVMAVMIGSMIVWGIQPGPSLFTNRPELVYSIAGIMITATLLALGLSLLRMRGVAKLLDLPRHFLWTVILIFCMVGTYAVNNSVFDVGVMLLFGLVGLFLRRFSVPAGPVVLGLLLGKLAESNLRRALEIGGVSNILTSPLAMAILTVSLLALLAPPLRAAWKRRRPAETAAPSP from the coding sequence ATGAGTCCTCTCGTCGAAGGCTTCAGCTCGCTGCTGGACCCCGCCGTGCTGCTGTGCATCGCGGTGGGAGCCGTGCTGGGCATGCTCGTCGGCGCCTTCCCCGGGGTCACTGCGACCATGGCGGTGGCCCTGGCCAGCGGCTTCACCCTGGCCATGGACCCGCTGCCGGGCCTGGCCGTGCTGCTGACCATCTACGTGTCCTCCAACTTCGGCGACCGGGTCCCCGCGATCCTGGTCAACACCCCGGGCACCCCCGCGTCCATCGCCACCACCTTCGACGGCTACGCGATGGCCAAACAGGGCAGGGCCGGGCTGGCGCTGACCGCGTCGGCGTTCGCCTCCGCGATCGGCACGTTCGCCGGCCTGCTGCTGCTGATGGTCGCGGCCATCCCGCTGTCGCGGCTGGCGCTGCAGTTCGGCCCCGCCGAGATGTTCGCCCTGGTCGTCTTCGGTCTGACCATGATGATCGGGGTCTCGGGCGGCCGCATCGTCAAGGGCCTCATGGCCGGCGCGCTGGGACTACTGCTGGGCACGGTGGGCCGCGACCCCATCACCGGCGACCCCCGCTTCACCTTCGGTGTCCTGGAACTGTCCGACGGCGTCCCGTTCATCGCCGCCATCATCGGCCTGTTCGGCATCGCCGAGGTCTTCGACCAGATCCTCACCCACCGCGCCGACAGCGGCGTCACGCCGATCACCCAGTTCGGCAAGTGGTTCCCCAGCCGCTCCGACTGGCGCACCATGATCAAACCGCTGGCCGTGGGCAGCGGCGTGGGCGGTGTGGTCGGCGTGGTGCCCGCCACCGGCGGCGACATCGCCGGCATCCTCGCCTGGGACCAGGCGCGACGCGCCTCCAAGCACCCGGAGAAGTTCGGCAGGGGCTCCCTGGAGGGCCTCACCGCCGCCGACACCGCCTCCAACGCCACCCTGGGCGGCTCCACGACCACCTCGTTGGCCCTCGGCATCCCCGGCGACTCGGTGATGGCCGTGATGATCGGCTCCATGATCGTCTGGGGCATCCAACCCGGACCGTCGCTGTTCACCAACAGACCGGAACTGGTCTACAGCATCGCCGGAATCATGATCACCGCCACGCTGCTGGCCCTGGGGCTGAGCCTGCTGCGCATGCGCGGCGTCGCCAAACTCCTCGACCTGCCGCGCCACTTCCTGTGGACGGTCATCCTGATCTTCTGCATGGTGGGCACCTACGCCGTCAACAACAGCGTCTTCGACGTGGGCGTGATGCTGCTCTTCGGTCTCGTCGGCCTGTTCCTGCGGCGCTTCTCCGTCCCGGCCGGCCCGGTCGTGCTCGGCCTGCTGCTGGGCAAACTCGCCGAGAGCAACCTGCGCCGCGCCCTGGAGATCGGCGGTGTGTCCAACATCCTGACCAGCCCGCTCGCCATGGCGATCCTGACGGTGAGCCTGCTGGCCCTCCTGGCCCCGCCGCTGCGCGCCGCGTGGAAACGCCGCCGCCCCGCCGAAACCGCCGCCCCCTCCCCCTGA
- a CDS encoding LacI family DNA-binding transcriptional regulator — MGSGYVTLEQVAKHAGVSLATASRVINGSTRQVGEKLRERVTASARELGYLANASAQTLARNTSSLVGLIVHDIADPYFSSIAAGVTRRAEDEGLVVVLGTTGRAPQREVQLLATLRAHRARAVVLVGSRTIDEESTRRLADEIRIFTKQGGRVACVSQEGLPADTVVPDNRNGAAALARHLIDQGHRKFAILAGPTDLCAARDRLDGFHSALSSAGIELAYHNVVHGAFTRDGGYESTRRLMAAGTDATCLFAVNDVMATGAMAALRDLGLRVPGDLSVAGFDDIPTLRDLTPALTTVRLPLERMGEEAARLALDEETPEEPRVVAVDGEVIARESTAPPTRS, encoded by the coding sequence GTGGGATCCGGTTACGTGACACTGGAGCAGGTGGCCAAGCATGCCGGGGTCTCCCTGGCGACCGCGTCCCGCGTGATCAACGGGAGCACCCGGCAGGTCGGTGAGAAACTGCGGGAGCGGGTCACCGCCAGCGCCCGTGAACTGGGCTACCTCGCCAACGCCTCGGCGCAGACGCTGGCCCGCAACACCAGTTCGCTGGTGGGGCTCATCGTGCACGACATCGCCGACCCCTACTTCTCCAGCATCGCCGCCGGGGTGACCCGCCGTGCCGAGGACGAGGGCCTGGTGGTGGTGCTGGGCACCACCGGACGCGCCCCGCAGCGCGAGGTACAACTGCTGGCGACCCTGCGCGCGCACCGCGCCCGCGCGGTGGTGCTGGTGGGCAGCCGCACGATCGACGAGGAGAGCACCCGCAGGCTGGCCGACGAGATCCGGATCTTCACCAAGCAGGGTGGACGGGTCGCCTGCGTGTCGCAGGAGGGGCTGCCCGCGGACACGGTGGTGCCCGACAACCGCAACGGCGCCGCCGCGCTGGCCCGCCACCTCATCGACCAGGGGCACCGCAAGTTCGCGATCCTGGCCGGCCCCACCGACCTGTGCGCGGCGCGCGACCGGTTGGACGGGTTCCACTCGGCCCTGTCGAGCGCGGGCATCGAACTCGCCTACCACAACGTGGTGCACGGCGCGTTCACCCGCGACGGGGGGTACGAGTCGACCCGGCGGCTGATGGCCGCGGGCACGGACGCGACCTGCCTGTTCGCGGTCAACGACGTCATGGCCACCGGTGCGATGGCGGCCCTGCGCGACCTGGGGCTGCGGGTGCCGGGCGACCTGTCGGTGGCGGGGTTCGACGACATCCCCACGCTGCGTGACCTCACCCCGGCTCTGACCACGGTGCGGCTGCCCCTGGAGCGGATGGGCGAGGAGGCGGCCCGCTTGGCCCTGGACGAGGAGACGCCCGAGGAACCCCGGGTGGTCGCGGTCGACGGCGAGGTCATCGCCAGGGAGAGCACCGCCCCGCCGACCCGGAGCTGA